One segment of Leucoraja erinacea ecotype New England chromosome 7, Leri_hhj_1, whole genome shotgun sequence DNA contains the following:
- the LOC129699061 gene encoding uncharacterized protein LOC129699061, with product MPRYDRVLIVGDFNVHVCCPEKPMAKDFLNLIDSFSLVQSVSGPTQEHGHTLDLVLSYGLPVSNLVICDAVFSDHMPVLFEVIIAPTAVRPRAPARHCRVVSPSTAVQFSAAFALNSIVPESVCDTEELSSWLHSTCQTVLDTVAPLKFRQPKTKFEPWMNGTIRAVRRECRRAERKWKKDKLQVSFQMLRESWCHYQKVVKAAKRKHFSGQMISCS from the exons ATGCCTAGATATGACCGTGTACTTATTGTAGGGGATTTTAATGTTCACGTGTGTTGTCCTGAAAAGCCTATGGCAAAGGACTTTTTGAACCTCATTGATTCATTTAGTCTTGTACAATCTGTGTCAGGACCCACACAAGAGCATGGTCACACGCTTGATCTTGTCCTATCATATGGTTTGCCCGTTTCTAATCTAGTGATTTGTGATGCCGTGTTTTCCGACCATATGCCTGTGTTATTTGAGGTTATTATTGCACCTACTGCAGTTCGACCTCGCGCTCCTGCTCGGCACTGTCGTGTTGTTAGCCCTTCCACTGCTGTTCAGTTCTCGGCTGCTTTTGCTCTGAACTCCATCGttcctgagtctgtgtgtgatacagaggagcttagctcatggcttcactccacctgccagactgttttggacactgtggctccattgaagttcaggcagcctaaaactaaatttgagccCTGGATGAATGGCACGATTCGTGCTGTCAGGcgcgagtgtcgtagagctgagcggaagtggaagaaagacaaactgcaggtgtcatttcaaatgttgagggagagttggtgccattatcagaaagttgtgaaagctgctaagaggaaacatttctcag gtcagatgatcagctgctcctga